From the genome of Oryza glaberrima chromosome 1, OglaRS2, whole genome shotgun sequence:
GATAAGCTGAATTAAGATCAAGTCCCAGACATGATAACTTAGGAAATAAATATCCTAGCTGAGTGGGCCTCCTATGCAAGAGCTTAACCCAGACAGCTCCCTGAATGTCTATGGTCTGATGATATTGCCACAACAGGAATCCAACTCCAAGCAAGGATTGTGAACGGGAGAATCAAAGTACACCTTATATTATAAGGTGTTTTGGTTACAAAGCTCGTGGCAAATACAGGGCTACTTGCATTTTGGCTGTACAGTAATGGTCTCTACAAATTTGTCTTCAATGCATTGCAGCAATGACAAACAATAATGGATGGAGCAAAGTATAAAACAAAAAATGGGCATGCCAAACTGCTAATTAGCAATAACTTGATTTGAAATTTTAGGCACCAGGTAACTCATGAATCTCAAGACAGTTTATAATCACCAAATCACAAAGGTTAGCGtttgaaacaaattattcaGCAGATTACTCCCACGGATTGTCTACTTGATTACAGGGataaattaaacattttatGAAATAAACTGAACAGATAGCTTAGAAGTGTGGCCGTGGAGCAAATAACCCACAGCAATAATCCAGTGGATAAGCTAAAAAGAACAGGGCAAGCTAAACGTGCTATGTTAAGGGAAAGGGAAGTACAAAGCTTGATAATTTCTAAGGCACAACAATGAATACCAAAACTTTGATGCCGGCATCAAATAACCGAATGAAACTATTCTCTAGTTCACAGTTTTAGGTTCAGGCATCCAGAAATCATCCCAACGTTAAGGGCTTAAGGCCGATGCAAACACATTGGGTGTGCTTATTCTGTCGATTTATCCAGGGGACCATATATTGTTACCCTCCAAATCCAATCGGACCATGTGAAAGAAATCGCATCATACCAAGTTTGTTTAGGTTTCTCTATCGAATTCCCCACAAGGTCTGCAATGATGATGCTTCAACACAAGATCCGGTTAGATCAACATATTGTTATCTGGTGATCACAGTAATCTGGAGGGCAAAAGTGCATATCAGTAGCTCAGCACTGCAAAATGTGAGAAATACATGAACTCTTATGCTTTCAATTAAAGCTGGGTGGGTGACCGTCTTTCCTCTAAAATGTGAGAAATACAGAGATGATGCAAATGTCTCAAAGATGGGTTTTGGTGACAACAAAAAAACCCAAATCGCTCGTGGGAATGATCATCATACATTGATCGCAAAAATCTAAACCTTTGGCAGAATGGTTTCGAGTACGAGCACTGAATTTCCAAAGGCCACTTAGCATTCTCCATTTCACCTATCTCCTCCCAATCTAGGATCACCTACTACTAAGCAAGGAACCAAACATTGCATCGAGCTCAAATGATGCAGTAATTGTTTTGTAACATGTAAACCTTTCTTTTCAAGCTGCGGGGGCTTACTTTGTCACGGGCCGGAGGTTGGCTTGCCGGGCCCAGAcagcggcggctgctgcggcggcggaggaggagtggAAGCCGCCTGCgactcctcggcggcggcgagttggCGGAGGCGGGCCTGGAGTCCGCGGACTCGGTCCTCGGTGCGGCGGAGCTTGCGCCAGCGCCAGGTGAGGtaggcggcgaggccgccgtaGACGAGGATGTAGGATCCCCACACGTATGGGTAGGTCTCCGCGTGCTCCTTCGTCTTCCGCCACTGCTCCTCCAGCTTCGCGATCACGCCGCCTCCATATGCCGCCACcccagcctccgccgccgcagcctccggTTGCTGCTCCGGCTGCCGCGTCGCCTTCGCGTCCTCACCGtccccggcggccgccgccatgaGGCGCTGCTTGGTGCTTGGAGTGGAATAGGGCAACGGGACAAGGCGAGCAATGAGTTGCGGGATAGTCGTCGGCCCAGGATGATGGGCTTCTAGTAAGATTTAGTGGGCCTAATGCTTTTAATATGGGCTTGAGTTTACGTTCTCTGGGCTGAAACCTTCTGCTATAGACTAGGAGTAGTAGcctggaaaaagtacaccgaagatccctcaacttgtcagcgggatacaaaatcgtcctcaaaCCGCAATAATAGATATCCGGCGTAccttaactactccctccgttccttaatACAGGGCGTGAGTGTTGTATTGTAAAGACCAATAAAACTGTTTCAACAGCAGTTACACCGTGTAATATTTTGATACTTGCGCCGGTAGATACGCTGGTATTAAGAGCCATGCAGCATGCACCTAACTTCTGCAGCCATGCAGCCATGAAGCAGTGAGAGAGAGGGGCTTTTTAAAAGGGACTGTCTATGTCTCAGTCGACAGAAAATTTGGTGTCCAATCTGTCGGTTTTTTTTACCAACAAGATTTCGATCAAACAGCCTCATATTTTTCACAGAaatactttaaaaaatatatatatataatcttattCATGACCCATTGGATACAATAAAAGCCCAAAACAATAAGAAGCCCAAAATTAAAACATGGGCCAAATCCAATATTACAACCACATTAAAACTGACAGAGAGAATTCACGTGATCACATTGCCTATTGAAGAAAACTTGAGAACCAAGAAGATGCTCTGCATAGGCACGTGATCTGATCATTAAAGCAAAAAAGCAACTTTGCTTCCAAAGAGAAAAATCAGAGCAATAGATCGAACAAGGAATAAGAagatggaggtggagaagagTCAGAGAGGAGAAGATTGCAAAAAAACGAAGGATTTAGAATCTGCAAACAAAATTCAAGATCTGAGGAATATGAAATCAACAGGTACTGAATCTTGTTCTGAACTTCCTAATTCTTGAAATCAACACTCTTCTAATTCTTGttctgaatcttctgaacttccttctttgtatcttgaaaaaaataactcaCAAATGACTCAAGTTCATGGGATTCCTGTGAAGAGGCCAAAAATTGCATCAATCCATCAGTCCTCTATACTGGCGTATGTAAAAGAAGCATAAAATAGCACAACACTATATACACAGTACTTCGTAACTCATTTGACAATTGATAGAATCTTCATATCAATCTACAATAGCACAACACTTTAGACTATTGACAAAAACTTCATATGAATCTACAATAGAACTGTCAAATAATAGATAGAATTTCATCACTCATTTGACAATCAAATATGTTAGTTATAGGATTACACTTTTGGTATTTTTTAACTAAATTCTTGTGGACTTAAGATCTCTATTCATATTGCATATCAATTTATTGGGAACAGACTTATATGTTTACATAATTTAATGAGGTTATGCATACAAttgttcattaaaaaaatttactaatttttgaaaattctaTGTATACAGAAACAGCAAAAAAACAACAGCTGATTGACTTGGatttaaacaaaaaaatttcacaatcaggtgaaaaaacataaattttttatgttGTTTATTTCAATATGAAATCAGAATTATAATCGGAAAATCTCATTCAAACAGGTTTACAATTAATTGAGCAAAATTACAATAGGACAAGATCATTTATAATAGATGCAAAGAAAAGTAGTACACGATCAAGTACTGCACAGTCAGGTAagaacggaaaaaaaaacatttgtccatataaatttttatttcattgaTATGTTTAAATTAACTTAGAAAGAATTCATATGTTGTGCAGGTATTTTGAAGGATTTAACAGAGAGAGACAAAAACATTGAGAAGAAGACAATATCAAAAGATGAAGgtaattgaaaataaaattacataatTTCTTTTGACTAATTGTATTCAGAGTTTGGTTTTAAATTTCATAAGAAACAAACATCAGattaattcaatttttttaataaataaaggACTTGGGTTACTGGAGCAAAATTATAATACGACGAGATCATATATGCTTGAAGATGGCAAAGGTGATACAAAAACTGGTAAGAAACATAAATTTAGAACCATTAAATAAATTAGAATGAAACAATAATCTGTCTattctattataatatgcagGAAACACTCAAAGAGATTCAGAAATTGACAAGGGAAAGAGAATAGCTGTTATCGAGAATGTAAAAACAATGGAAAATGAAAGAATTCAATTTGAAGAAGATATGttaggtatatatatttttgactacacagaatttgtttttttgtacatattttagattgttttattttttttcaggagaACAGGATATGAACTATGCAGAAAAAATACATCAAACCAATGTTCTATCACTATTGGATCAAGATTTCATTGATGTAATTATACATTGTCAGATATcgtatatttgttttattttgatttggttttaatttaattaatatattttaagcaGGATAAATTTACTTCATACACTAGTCTAATGGAACATATTATATCTTCACAACCTACAAAATGCAATGATTTGGAGGTAATTTAACTTGTACTCTATTGAAAATTagaatttcttcatttttttgaatttttttttaaaaactatttttattctTTGCAGAATTCGATGTTAGAAAGCAGCAGCACAAATGTTGACTTCAATTATAATTTGGTGAATGaggtattaaaaaaatttattatttgaaTATATCATTCAGAAAACATTAAGATTAATAAAAAACATCAAAAAATCATTATGTTGAATTTTACATGAGTGCAGGTTGAACAAAATGGAAATGATTCTATGCAGACTGTCATTGATGCAAAAAATGTCTGAGGTGATTCCAGAAATGAATTTTGAAGCTCAAGTTGATTCTGTACAACCTTGGTCTCTAGATTTGTTCAATCTACAAGAATCTATTGAGGTATGAATTTTTCATGAATATGTATGGTTCATATCAATTAAGATTGATATAAAGATAAATTTTCAATAATGTAAATTTATGGTCCAATGTTTAATTACAGCAACAGAGTTCAATTCAGTCTAGTGATAAAGGCGAAAGTACTACTGAAATGATCCTGATTTGAATGAAGAATTTCTAACAGAAGAAGATATTGAACAGTTTCTAGATGAAGAACAACAGGAAGCATCAAAAGGAAACAATGCAAGCATAGACAGAAAATATATTCCAGAGTTGAATCAGAAATTCAAATCAATAGATGAGGCACAGAACTACTTCAATTTTTATGCATACATGGCTGGATTTTCTATTGTCAATGCTCACAGTGCTAGAACagcaagtaaaaaaagaaatggagaagTTATTAGAGTAACATTCAAATGCAACATGTATGTGAAGTCGGATTGCAATAAGAAGGAAGAAACAGTTACTTCTGAAAGGAAAACAAATGAAGTCATAGGGACTGAATGCAAATGTGTTCTTGTAATCAGTGAGAGGAATTCGATTTGGGTTATATCGAGGATAGATTTAGATCACAATCATGAGCTCAGTCCTCCAGATGAGGCTAGATTTCTAAGATCTCACAAATACATGTCGACAGAAGAAAAGATTCTAATCAGGAAGAATGCCATATTCCAACAAGAAATATGATTGTAATATTATCTGTTCTAAGAGGTGGTCTAACTTCTTTGCCTTACACTAAAAAGGATATAAGCAATGTCAGAACAGCAATAAACAGAGAAACAAGCAATAATGATTTGATGcaatgtttgaattttttttgaagaaaaaataggaAGAAGATCCCAATTTCTTCTATGAGTTTGATCTTGATGAGAATAGAAAagtgaagaattttttttggactgATGGAAGATCTAGGGAGTGGTACTACAAATTTGGCGATTGTATAAGTTTTGACAcaacttttttgacaaacaGATATAATCTGCCTTTT
Proteins encoded in this window:
- the LOC127760288 gene encoding uncharacterized protein LOC127760288, with product MAAAAGDGEDAKATRQPEQQPEAAAAEAGVAAYGGGVIAKLEEQWRKTKEHAETYPYVWGSYILVYGGLAAYLTWRWRKLRRTEDRVRGLQARLRQLAAAEESQAASTPPPPPQQPPLSGPGKPTSGP